The following nucleotide sequence is from Achromobacter spanius.
CGACCAGCAGGTACAGCAGGTCGATGATCAGATTGATCAGGACGTAGATGGCCGCGATGATCAGCAGCGCGCCCTGGATGACGGGATAGTCGCGGCGCAGCACGGCCGACACCACCAGGCTGCCCACGCCGGGCAGGCCGAACACGGTTTCGGTCACGACGGCGCCGCTGATCAAGAGCGCGGTGGTAAGCCCCAGCACGGTCAGGATGGGGATCAGCGCGTTGCGCACGGCGTGCTTCAGGATGACCTTGCTTTCCGGCAGACCCTTGGCCCGCGCGGTGCGCACGTAGTCGTCGCGCAGCACGTCCAGCATGCTGGCGCGGATGAAGCGAGTGATCAGCGCGGAATTCACCAGCCCCAGCACCACGGCGGGCAGGATCAAATGCGACAGGCGCGTGGCCAGCGATGCGTCCGGACCGCCATAGCCCGACACCGGCAGCCAGCCCAGCTTGACCGAGAAAATCTGCATCAGCAGCAAGCCCAGCCAGAAGCTGGGCACGCTGGAAGTAAACATCGAAAACGACAGCACCGACTGGTCCAGCGTGGTGCCGCGCTTGACCGCGGACAGAATGCCCACCGGCAGCGCGATGGCGCTGGCGATCAGCAGCGACATCAGCGTCAGAAGAATCGTGGGCTCGGCGCGGTCGGCCAAGGCGGATAGCACGGGCTTGTTCATGAAGATGGACTGGCCCAGATCGCCTTGCAGCAGCTTGCCCAGCCACGACACATATTGCAGCGCCATGGGCTGGTCCAGCCCCAACTGCGCGCGCAGCGCCGCGATGTCCTGCTGGCTGGCCTGCGGCCCAAGCATCACCGCGGCCGGGTCACCGGGCGTGACGCGAATAATGACGAACACAATGGTCGCGACGATAAACATCACAGCCACCAGCCCGACCAAGCGGTTTAAAAGATAACGCAACACGATAAAGTCCTAAAAAGCGTCATTCGACACGGCGACTGGTTCGGCACGGCGGCTCGTAGGATGGGTGGAGCGCGGCAGGCCGGTAATCAGAACAACGACGTCCATCGCGCGTAACCCATCAAGCAACGGTGATGTTGTGGCTGAAACCGTTAAGAACCCACCGCTGCTTGATGGGTTGCGCGCGGCAGGCAATCGGGTTCTTGCCCAGGGCATGCCGCGCTTCACCCATCCTACTTGGGGCTTTTCCAGGCGTTCCAGAAGAACGGCCAGGGGGCGGGGTACGTGCCTTGCAGCGACGGCGAGCGTGCGGACTGGGCGTTGAAGTCACCGACCTTCACGAACGGCACCTCGTCATACACGGCTTGCTGCACGTCGGCCCAGCGCTTGATGCGTTCTTCCTGCGTGCGGGCCTGGTTGAAAGCGTCCATGACTTGAGCGCGGCGCGGGGTGTCCCACCAGCCCGGCGCATCTTTCGACGGGAAGTCGATCAGCGCGGGTTCCGGCAGGAACACGCTGTGGGTGATGAAGATGTCCCACACGGCGGGGTCTTGGCGGCGCTGCGTCAGCGTGGCCCAGTCCACCACCTGCATGTCCACCGTGAAGCCGGCGGCCTTCAGGTATTCCGCGGCCACCAGCGCCATCTTGTAATGGAATTCGTACTGCTGGCTGGTCAGGATGCGGATCTTTTTGTCGGCGACATTGGCGCCGTCCAGCAGCTTCTTGGCAGCGGCGGAGTCGGCCTTGTTATAGACCTTGCCGCCCAGCGACGTGGCCCACGGATAGCCTTCCGGATACAGATCGCCGTTCAGCTTGTAGAAGTCCTTGTTGCCGAAGGCGGCGTACAGCATGTCTTCTTCGTTCAGCGCCAACTGCACGGCCTGGCGCACGGCCAGGTTGGACATGATGCCTTGCTTGGTGTTGAGCACCAGACGCGGCCAGCCGAAGGGCTTCAACATCACCGGATCAGAACGGCCCCCCTTGAGCTTTTCCAGCGCTTCCACGGGCAGCGAATCGACGTAGTCGAACTGGCCGGCGGCAGCGGCTTCGGAACGGGTGTTGGCGTTGCTGACCGGCACGAAGCGGATTTCGTCCAGGTACTGCTTGCGCGCGCCGCCATAACCATCGGGCTCGCCCTCGCGTTGCTTGTAGCCGTCGAAGCGCACCAGCTGGATGTATTGGTCCGGCATGCGGGCCTTCAACTGGTAAGGCCCCGTGCCGACGAATTCGGTCAGCACCGGCGCGATCTTGCTCTTGGGCATGATGACGGCCGCGGCGTTGTTCAGGGCCAGCAGGGCGGTCAGCGGCGCATAGGGTTGCTTCAGCGTGATGCGGATGGTGTTGGCGTCAGGCGCTTCAATGCTGCTGATGACCTTGGCCGCGCCCTTGCCGCGCGTGGCGGTTTCGGTCCAGCGCTTCAGGGACGCCAGCACGTCCGACGAATCCATCTTCGAACCATCATGGAAGGTGATGCCCTGGCGCAGCGGAATCGTGTAGACCAGGCCGTCGGGGGTGACGTCCGGCATCTTCTCGGCCAGCAGCGGCGTCAGGTTCCACTTGGCGTCGAAGGTGTAGAGCGTTTCAAAGAAATGCTGCGTCAGGATGCCCACCAGGTCGGCGGTGCTGCTCATCGGGTCCAGCGTGGGGGGTTCACCGATGGTGGCGACGGATATCGTGCCCCCCTTGACCGGCGTGGCACTCAGGGCGGGGGAGGTCAATGCGGTCAAGCCAATAGCGCCGGCCGCGAGCAGGCTGGTCAGCCCACTGCCTCGCCGGGAGGGTCGGAAGTTCATGATTCTCTCTCCAGAGGGTCAAAAACAGGTTGTCGCGTGTGATCGGAGTTGCGCCGTGGTCACGGGTGTGCAGCAGCCCCCTCGGGCCAGGCGCGGTGCGGCGTGCGGGGGCGTTCTAGAAAAAGGTTTCAGCGACGTCGGTGACGCGGTATTGCTCGTCCACCAGCAGCACCTGGCGCCACTTGTCGAACGTCAGGCAGGGGTGGGAAATGTCGAAGGCGATCATGTCGCCGACCTGGATGTCGTCGCCGTCGGCGATCTGCATGAAGGCATGCTGGTCCATCATGGCGGTCAGCTTCCAGGCTTGCGGCGCCGCGCTGGGCGTGTCTTGGTCGGGCCGCGTCAGGTCGGGCCGCGTCAGGCCGGGCCGGAAGTGCAGGGCGGGTGTGGGCAGGCCGGCGTCAAACGCGGCGTCGCGCTTGCCCAGGGCAATGATGGCGCGGCCGGGTTCGGGCAGTGATTGCACATAGGCCCAGACCTGCAAGGCGGGCAAGAGGCCCGGTTCCATCTTTTGCGCCACGGGGTTGTGGGCGTTGATGCGTTCAGCCGCCGAGCGGTAGACGCCCACGTCGTGCGACAGGTAGCAACCGGGGCGCAGCACCACTTCCAGCGGCGCGCCGATATCCAGTTGCGAGAATTCCTCGGCCACCACGTCGAACCAGGCCGAACCCGCGCCAGAGATGAGGGCAGGGCCGTTCTTGCGCAAACGGCCGGCGGTGGCCAGCCCGCGCAGGGCATCGGTGGCGCGGCGCAGGAAGGCGCGGATGGCGCTTTCTTCCTGCAATACGCCTTCATAGACTTCAATGCCGGCCAGTGCCAGGGCGGGCCAGCGGCCGATTTCTTCAACCACGGCCTGCAACTGTGCGTCGTCGCGCACGCCGGTGCGTCCGCCCGTGGGACCGAGTTCGATCAGCACCGGCAGGGTCAGGCCCTGCTCACCGAAGAACTTGCCCAACTGGGCGGCGTTGGCGGGCGAATCGACAATGCAGAAGTAGGTGAACGCGGGGTCTTGCAGCAGGCGCGCAATGATGGCCATGTTGGCGCGGCCCACCAATTGGTTGGCCATCAGCACGCGGCGGATGCCGTGTTGATACGCGGCCAGCACTTGCGGCGCGGTGGCCAGTGTGATGCCCCACGCGCCGTTGTCGATCTGGCGCTTGAACAGGGCGGGGCTCATCGTGGTCTTGCCGTGGGGCGCCAGCTTGACGTGGTAGGCCTCCATGAACTGCTGCATCCATTGCAGGTTGTGGCGCACGCGCGCTTCGTACAACACCGCCACGGGCAGGCTGACGTCTTCGTTCAGCAGGTTCCAGTTCAGCGCGGCCACACCGGCCGTCGTACAGGACTCGGGGAACGCGCCCAGGCCTTTGCCGTTCACATCCAACAAGGCGGCGGGGGAAGATGAATTCGTCATGGCGGGCGCTCGGGTCTGGAAAATATTTACGTGAAAGTTTATTTTTTTCATTATCGTGAAAGAAATTTACAAGCGGCAGCTAGGGCTTACCCGTAGGCTGCGTCAGGGGCAGGTTGGCGCGACAATAAGCAGTTCGCGAAATCACCGCGCTCCATGAAGGAAAAGCCATGTTGAAAGTCGCTTTGGGCCAGTTCGCCGTGAGCCGGGTCTGGGAAGAAAACGCGCAGGTCTGCATTGACCTGATGGAGCGCGCCCGCGCAGGCGGCGCGGGGCTTTTGGTCTTGCCCGAAGGCATCCTGGCCCGCGACATTACCGACCCGCAAATCGTGCTGAAAGCGGCTCAGCCGCTGGACGGCCCTTTCATGACCCGGCTGCTTGAAGCCAGCCGTGGTTCGTCGCTTGCCACCATGATGTGCGTGCACGTTCCAACAGGCGAAGGGCGGGTCTGGAATACTTTGGTTACCGTCCAGGACGGCCGCATCGTGTCGCAATACCGCAAGTTGCACCTGTATGACGCCTTCACGATGAAGGAATCCACCAACGTCACGGCCGGCACCGAGCTTCCGCCGTTGCTGGACATCGCCGGCCTGCGCGTGGGGCTCATGACCTGCTACGACGTGCGCTTCCCTGAATTGGCGCGCCGCCTGGCGCTGGACGGGGCCGACCTGCTGGTGCTGCCGGCGGCCTGGGTGCGCGGCCCGCTGAAGGAAATGCATTGGGAAGTGCTGGTTACGGCACGCGCGCTGGAAAACACCTGCTACGTGGCGGCCACCGGGGAATGCGGTGAACGCAATATCGGCTGCAGCATGGTGGTGGACCCGCTTGGCGTGGTGACGGCGCGCGCGGGCGAGGCGCCGGCGCTGGTGTTTGCCGATATCGACCCGGAACGCCTGGCACATGCGCGCAAGGTGCTGCCGGTGCTGGCCAACCGCCGCTTTGCACCGCCCGAACTGGCTTAGGCACGGCCGCTTGCTTCCCGGGGCAAAGGCGGCGGTCATGGTGTAATGCTGACTTGTATTTCTTGCCGTCTTCCCCCATCTGCTGCCAATGAGCAACGATCTCTTCGCGGCCGATCCTGCGCATCGGCCCTATGTGCCCCTGGCCGAGCGCCTGCGCCCGCGTTCCTTGTCCGATGTGGTCGGGCAGTCGCACCTGCTGGGTCCTGACAAGCCGCTGCGCGTGGCGTTTGAGTCCGGCCGTCCGCATTCCATGATTTTCTGGGGGCCGCCGGGCGTGGGCAAGACCACGCTGGCGCGCCTGATGGCTGATGGCTTCGATGCGCAGTTCATTGCCATTTCGGCGGTGCTGGGCGGCGTCAAGGACATCCGCGAAGCCGTCACGGTGGCGCAGGTGGCGCAAGGTCAGGGCCGCCGCACCATTCTGTTCGTGGACGAGGTGCATCGCTTCAACAAGGCGCAGCAGGATGCTTTTCTGCCCTACGTCGAAAGCGGGCTGTTCACCTTCATCGGCGCCACCACCGAAAACCCGTCCTTCGAAGTCAATTCGGCGCTGTTGTCGCGGGCGCGGGTGTACGTGCTGCAATCGCTATCGCCCGAGGAATTGCAGCAACTGGTCGACCGCGCGGTACATGCGCTGAACGAAGGGCTGGATGACGGCGAAGCCATTCGCATCGAGCCCGACGCGCGCGAGCAATTGGCCGCCTGGGCCGACGGCGACGCGCGGCGCTTGATCAGCGCGGTGGAAGTCGTGGCGGAATCCGCGCAGTCGGCGGGCCGCGACACCGTGGATGCGGCTTGGCTGGAAATATCGCTGTCGCAGAACCTGCGCCGTTTCGACAAGGGCGGCGACGCTTTCTACGACCAGATCAGCGCCCTGCACAAATCGGTGCGCGGCTCCAATCCCGACGCCGCGCTGTATTGGTTCTGCCGCATGATCGACGGCGGGGCCGATCCCAAATACCTGTCGCGCCGCCTGGTTCGCATGGCGGTGGAAGACATCGGCCTGGCCGACCCGCGCGCCACCGACCTGGCCGTGAACGGCGCCGACATCTATGAGCGCCTGGGTTCGCCCGAAGGCGAGCTCGCCCTGGCGCAAGCGGTGGTCTACATGGCGTGTGCCGCCAAGTCCAACGCCGTCTACAACGCCTACAACCAGGCGCGCCAGTTCGCGGCTGAACACGGCAGCGCGCCGGTGCCCATCCACCTGCGCAACGCGCCCACCAAATTGATGAAGCAGTTGGGCCATGGCAAGGCCTACCGCTATGCTCACGACGAGCCGCACGGCTACGCCGCTGGCGAACAATATTTCCCTGATGGACTCAAGCCTTCCTTCTATCGGCCGACCGATCGCGGCCTGGAGGCTAAAATCCAGCAAAAGTTGGCATTCCTGCGCGAGCTGGACGCACAGGAACGCGCCAAGAACCGGTAACGGGCCCTGCCTGTTGCCTTCACTAGAACCTCAACCGACATCAACATGCTAGACCCGATACTGCTGCGCAAAGACCTGCAAACCGTCGTCGACCGCCTCAAGAGCCGTGGCGTGTCCTTCGACACGGAACGGTTCAACGACCTGGAGTCTCGCCGCAAGGCCGTCCAGACCGAAACCGAGTCCCTGCAAGCCCGCCGCAACGCGCTGGCCAAGCAGATCGGTCAGTTGAAGGCCAAGGGTGAAGACGCCAGCGCCGTCATGGCGGAATCGCAGGCGGTGCCTGTCCGCCTGAAGCAGTTGGAAGAAGAGCTGGCCGCCTTGCAGGCGCCGCTTAACGACCTGCTGATGTCGGTGCCGAACTTGCCGCACCCCAGTGTGCCTCTGGGCGAATCCGCCGACGACAACGTCGAGGTCCGTCGCTGGCTGCCGGGCGAAGCGGGTGCCGACGGCAACCCGCCCGCGCTGGCGTTCGAGGCGCGTGACCACGTCGCCATCGGCGAACCGCTGGGCCTGGATTTCGACATGGCCGCCAAGCTGTCGGGCGCGCGCTTCTCGTTCATGCGCGGCCCCATCGCCCGCCTGCACCGCGCGCTGTCTCAGTTCATGCTGGACCTGCAAACGGGTATGCACGGCTACACCGAGTGCTATACGCCTTACATCGTCAACGCATCCACCTTGTATGGAACGGGCCAGTTGCCCAAGTTCAAGGACGACATGTTCGCCGTGTCCAAGGGCGGTGGCGATGACGACCCCAAGGTTGATGCCGCGGGCAACCCTTACGTGCGTGAAGACCAATACCTGATCTCCACGTCGGAAATCACGCTGACCAGCGTGGCGCGCGACACCATCCAGGCCGCCGCCGACCTGCCGCTGAAGCTCACCGCGCATACGCCGTGCTTCCGTTCCGAAGCCGGCAGCGGCGGCCGCGACACTCGCGGCATGATCCGCCAGCATCAGTTCGACAAGGTCGAAATGGTGCAGATCACGCAGCCGGACCAGTCCTACGAAGCGTTGGAAGACATGGTCGGCCATGCCGAGCGCGTCCTGCAATTGCTGGGCCTGCCGTACCGCGTCATGCTGCTGTGCACCGGCGACATGGGTTTTGGCTCGGCCAAGACCTATGACCTGGAAGTGTGGCTGCCTGCGCAAAATACCTGGCGCGAAATTTCGTCGGTGTCCAATTGCGAAACTTTCCAGGCCCGTCGCATGCAGGCGCGTTTCCGTAATGCTCAAGGTAAACCGGAATTCGTCCACACGCTGAATGGTTCGGGTTTGGCCGTGGGTCGGGCGTTGGTCGCCGTGCTGGAAAATCATCAGCAGCCTGACGGCAGCGTATTGGTTCCCGAGGCGTTGCAGCCTTATATGGGCGGTTTGACGGTGCTGAAACCCTGACGTGCGCCGCGTCTATCGGCCATATGGCTGATAAGAAAACGGAGCCTTTGGGCTCCGTTTTTTTTTATCATGTCGACATATTGCTGTCGTTTTTGCTCATTATGCTACGCGGGTAAGTGCATGATTTTGATGTGAGCAATTGTGTATTTTTAATAAAAGGGCCGGATAGATGCGGCACAATACACCCGCGTTCTACACGCTTCATTCACTTATATAACAAGGAGTTGTCCATGACTTCAAGAATGATTGGAGATTTTCGTGTGAGATGCTCTGTGGCTCGTGAAGACGAACAGGGCTACCGCGTGCAGATATGGACCCGCCGAGTAGGCGGAACCGCGCCGGAAAAATGCTGGACAGTGCCGGGACAGGCACCGTTCTCAGACTTGCACGAAGCAGAACAGGAAAGCCGTCAATTGTTCCAAGAAATCAATGGTGTGCGTTTTAACGGTGAACCGGAGTTTGCCCATGCGTCCGCATAATGGTTGGTGGCGGGCGTCCAGTGCGCCCCGCAGATGGATTGATCTTGTTCAGGAATCACCGCGTTGGGCGGATGCCAAGCCCAATCAGGTGTCTCAAAAATCCGCCGTTGCGGTGGAGAAGCCGGTACGGGCCCCCGCGGCCTGATAGTCGATCCAATGGGGCACCGGACAATGCCCTAACGGAAAAAGGCCACTCGTAAGAGTGGCCTTTGCTTTTTAACGGCGCCAGTCGCCGTGTCCCTTTCCATGGCCATGGCCACGGTAATGGCCGGGGCCGGGGCCGTAATAACGCGGGGGCGGGCCGCCGCGCCAGTGGGGACCGCCACGGTAATAGACCGGGGCGGGGTAAACCACCGGAGGCGCCACATAGACGGGCGCGGGACGGTAGTACACGGGAGGGGGAGGCGCCACGTAAACAGGAGCGGGCGCCACGTACACCGGGGCGGGGTACACCACGCCGGGCAGGCCGATGGAAATTCCCACATCCACTCGGGCGAAGGCCAGGCTGGAAATCAGCAGACCCGCGGCACCGGCACCAGCAATAAGCCATTTTTTCATGTTGCACCTGCCTGCTGCGCGACACAGCATAGTTGAGTATTCGACGTGCCTATTTTCGGGCTTTTCGGTCAAGGATTCGTAAGCGGCGCACCCTCAATAGCGACAATCCGCAACCGTCCCCTGCCGACAGGCTGGCTTTCTGCTGCGGCGCAAGATAGTGCTTGCGCTCTGGTAGAAGCACACCTGAAATCGATTGAAATGGAGTGGAATCAGATGAAGTCAGGTAGAGACGTTACAGTCAGTCACTATCACGGCGGGTAATGTGGCGCGGTCGCGTCAGATTGACTGAGCTCCACGGAATTCCACGACCCAGACCCAAGGGTTTGCCGCCCAGGCGTGCGAACCGTAGCGTTCGCACCACATCAACGCAAACGCTGTTTGAAGGGGAACGCCCGGTAATAACGCCGAGGATTGGTACATGGCTTCCGTGCCCTCGGCGCGCGCGTCGGCTTCGGTCAGGCTTTGCAGGCGCTGAATGCGTACCCCCACAATAAGCGCCGTTGCGAATCCATTACCCGCCTCGTCGGTCAGGATAATGCTTTCGCCGATTTTTCCGTAAGGGCACCTGACCCAGCTGGACGTTTTGCGTAATTCGCAGGGGTTATCGCGATTAGGACCCATTGCCACCCAGCGGCCGGAATCGGCGGCGTCCGCATACCAAACCGTCGTGGGTTTGGAGGGTTGGGGCTTCAGAATGCGGCGACTCTGCACTTTCAAGCCAGCCAGGACGGCTTGCTTGAGCGGTTCGCTGAATTGAAGTGACTGCCTTTTCATGGGCCCGCTGTTCTCCTCTCGGTCGGCGTCCGCATACAACGTCCGCGTACTGCGTTTGGCTTTCAACCGATGTGTGACAAATGCACCAGCTAATTCAGATCAGGAGCAGGCAGTATGACGTGTCGAGTTCATGCTGTCAGGCAGGCTGTGTATTTATGTTGTCTTTTTGTACCGCCAGTGTTGTTTGTATACTCGAGCAATGACTACAGACCTGCATAATCTCAAGCCCGGTTACTACTGGTACACGATGGCCAATGACCCGCTGGCCGTTATCCACATCCATGAAGACGGCGGCGCATCGCTGATGGGCTCGGACTACCGCATCGGCGCCGAGGGCGTAGCGGATATGGTCCGCCAAGGCGAACGCTTCTTCTGGATCGAACCGCCACAAGTCTGAACCTTTGGGCTGATACGTGGCCGGCCTTTCGGGCCGGCCGCTTTCGTTCGTCCGGGAAAAATCCATGACCGACCTGCTGTTGAAAAACGTCCGCGTTGTGGCGAACAATGCCGCCGATGTTGTCGATGTGTTGGTGCGCGGTGGGCGCATCCTGCAAATCCAATCGGGTATCCAGGCGCCAGCCGACCTTCCTGTTGAGGATGGCGGCGGCGCCTTGCTGTTGCCGGGGCTGGTTGAAGGCCATACCCACCTGGACAAGACCAACTGGGATTCGCCTTGGTATGTGAATGCGGTTGGCCCCGCCCTGACCGACCGCATAGAAAACGAACGCACCTGGCGAGCCAGTACCGGCCACGACGCGGCCAGCCATGCGCGCGCGTTGGCGCTGGCTTTCCTGCGCGAAGGCACCACCCGCATCCGCAGCCATGTTGACGTGGACACCGACGCGGGCCTGCGCCATTTGGATGGCGTGCATGCCACCCGCGAAGCCTTGGCGGGCCGCGTGGAAATCCAGACCGTGGCCTTTCCGCAATCGGGCTTGTTGGTGCGCCCCGGCACGGCCGACCTGTTGGACCAGGCGCTGGCGCAAGGCGCTGATGTGTTGGGCGGACTGGACCCGTCGGCCATCGACCGCGACCCCGCCCAATCCCTGGATGTGCTGTTCGGCCTGGCCGACAAGCATGGCAAGCCGGTCGACATCCATCTGCACGAGCCCGGCGAACTGGGTGCTTTCACGCTGGATCTGATTTTGGATCGCGTCCAGGCGTTGGGCATGCAAGGCAAGGTGGTCATCAGCCATGCTTTCTGTCTGGGCGGCATTGACGCCAAGCGGCTGGAGGGACTGCTCAAACGGCTGGCGACGCTGGACGTTGCGGTGTTGACCACGGCCCCACCGTCGCGGCCGGTGCCAAGCGTGCGAGCTTGCCGCGAGGCAGGCGTGACGATCTTCGGCGGCAATGACGGCATCCGCGATACCTGGACGCCGTATGGCAGCCCCGACATGCTGGCGCGCGCCATGATGATCGGCCTGCGCAACGATCTGCGCCGCGACGACGAAGTGGAATGGGCGTTTGATTGCGTCACCGGCGCCGCCGCGCGCGCCTGTGGCTTTGCGGACTACGGCCTGATGCCGGGCGCGCGGGCTGATCTGGTGCTGGTCGACGCCAGTTGCGTGGCCGAAGCCGTGGTCACGCGCAAGCCGCGCCGTCTGGTCGTGACCCACGGCGTGGTGGCCGCCCGTAATGGCCAGGACGCCATCGCCTAAGCCTGATCGCGCGTCAAACCCAGCTGCGATTCGGTCAATGCGACGAACGCCCGCATCAGTTCCGAACGCACACCGGCGCGCTGCCAGATCGCGCCCACCGTGCGCACCGGGCAGGGCACCGGCAAGGGCCAGCGCTTCACTCGCGCGGTCGGTTCGCCCATGACGGCCCAGTCGGGCAGCACCGCCACCCCCAGCCCCTCGGCCACCAGTTTCGCAATGGAATCGATGCCGTCCAGCTCGAAGCGCACGTGTGGCCGCAGGTTGTGCGTGCGCAAGTAGTCATCGGCCATTTTGCCGCCCACCACGCTGCGGTCATAGCGGATATAGGGCTCGCGCGCGATGACGGCCAGCGGGTCGCGCACTTTCATGTCGGCGGGCGTCACCAGCACCAGAGGTTCGTGGCGCAGGTCGCGCCAGTCGCAGGTCTTGGGTAATGCAAACAGCGGGTGCACCAGCAGCGCGCCATCCAGCTCGCCCGACAGCACCTTGCTGTAGAGCAGGGTGGTGGGCGCGGGCTCGATGTAGATCTCGATATGAGGATGGCGGGCCACCCAGGTGCGCAGCACGGGCGGCATGATGCCGGTCAGCGCGGTGGGCGTGGCGCCCAGGCGCAAGGGGCCGGCCGGAAGCTCGGTGTCGCTGGCCGCCGAGCGCAGGTCGCGCACATCTCGCAGGATATGGCGGGCGCGCTCAAGAATGCGGATGCCGGCAGGCGTGGGCTTGACCGTGCGGCCAGACCGGGCGATCAGGGCGCTGCCCACGTCGCCCTCCAGCGCGCGCAGTCGCTGCTGCACGGTGGCGGGGGTCAAGCCCTGATGGCGCGCGGCCTGGGCGATGGAGCCCAGCTCCACCACAT
It contains:
- a CDS encoding LysR family transcriptional regulator codes for the protein MDSRFLQTYVHVVELGSIAQAARHQGLTPATVQQRLRALEGDVGSALIARSGRTVKPTPAGIRILERARHILRDVRDLRSAASDTELPAGPLRLGATPTALTGIMPPVLRTWVARHPHIEIYIEPAPTTLLYSKVLSGELDGALLVHPLFALPKTCDWRDLRHEPLVLVTPADMKVRDPLAVIAREPYIRYDRSVVGGKMADDYLRTHNLRPHVRFELDGIDSIAKLVAEGLGVAVLPDWAVMGEPTARVKRWPLPVPCPVRTVGAIWQRAGVRSELMRAFVALTESQLGLTRDQA